CCGACCGCCCCCGAGATCCCGTGAAAACCCCCGAAGCACTGCGCGCGCTGATCGACGACGGCGTGATCGATGAAGTACTACGCCCGCTCAAGAGCGGCAAGGAAGCGGCCGTGTACGTGGTACGCAGCGGCGACGACGTGCGCTGCGCGAAGGTCTACAAGGACATGGCCCAGCGCAGCTTCCAGCAGCGCGTGCAGTACCAGGAAGGCCGCAAGGTGCGCGGCAGCCGCGAGGCGCGTGCGGTGGGCAAGGCCAGCAAGTACGGCCGCAAGCAGCAGGAGGCGGCCTGGAAGAACACCGAGGTGGACGCGCTGTACCTGCTGCGCGATGCCGGCGTGCGCGTGCCCGAGCCGTACGGGTATTACCACGGCGTGCTGGTGATGGAGCTGGTCACCGATGCCGACGGTTTCTCCGCCGCCCGCCTCGGCGAGGTGGAGCTGGAACCGGAGCAGGCCCGCCAGTTCCACCAGACCCTGGTCCGGCAGGTGGTGCGCATGCTGTGCTGCGGCCTGATCCATGGCGATCTCTCGCCGTACAACGTGCTGGTCGGTCCCGATGGCCCGGTGGTGATCGATTTCCCCCAGGTGGTCAGTGCGGGCGGTAACAACGCCGCGCGCAGCATGCTGCTGCGGGATGTGAACAACCTCACCGCCTACCTGGGCCGTTTCGCGCCCGAACTGCTGGACACCTGGTATGGCGAAGAGATGTGGGCACTGTTCGAGGCTGGCAGCCTGCTGCCGGACAGCGAACTCACCGGCACCTTCGTGCACGATGAATCCACCATCGACCTGGACAGCGTGCGCTACGCCATCAACGATGCCCGCGAAGAAGCCCTGATCCGCCAGCAGGGGCGTGAGGCGGCGGAAGAAGACGACGACCGGTAGCGTCGAGCCTGCTCGACGATTCTCAAGGCAATGCCGGCCAGCGGCCGGCACTACCGTCAGGGTCAGGCCTTCAGCGCGCGGGCGTGATGGGCGATGTGCTCACCGATGAAGCTGGCGATGAAGTAATAGCTGTGGTCGTAGCCCGGCTGCAGGCGCAGGGTCAGCGGATGGCCGACGGCATCGCAGGCCTGCTGCAGGCGTTCGGGCTGCAGCTGGTTCTGCAGGAACTCATCGCCATCACCCTGGTCGACCAGCAGCGGTAGGCGCTCGCTGGCGGTGGCCACCAGCGCGGTGGCATCCCACTGCGCCCAGTCGGCCGGGTTGTCCCCCAGGTAGGCAGTGAACGCCTTCTGGCCCCACGGCACCTGGCTCGGCGCCACGATCGGCGAGAACGCCGACACGCTGCGGTAGCGGCCCGGGTTGCGCAGCGCCAGCACCAGCGCGCCGTGCCCACCCATCGAATGGCCACTGATCGCGCGCGCATCGCTGGCCGGGAAGTTCGCTTCAATCAGCGCCGGCAGTTCGTGCACCACGTAGTCGTGCATGCGGTAATGCTTCGCCCACGGCTGTTCGGTGGCGTTGAGGTAGAAGCCCGCGCCCTTGCCCAGGTCGTAGCCTTCGGCATCGGCCACGTCATCGCCGCGCGGGCTGGTGTCCGGCGCCACCAGGATGACGCCATGCTCGGCGGCGTAGCGCTGCGCGCCGGCCTTGGTGATGACGTTCTGCTCGGTGCAGGTCAGGCCGCTCAGCCAGTACAGCACCGGCAGCGTCTGCGTGGCGGCCTGTGGCGGCAGGTACACGGCGAACTGCATGTCGCAGCCCAGCGTGGTCGAATGATGGCGATAGACGTCCTGCCAGCCGCCGAAACAGGCGCGGTGTTCGATGCGTTCCATGGAGTGCTCCCAGCGGCGGCAGGCACGCGGCCTGCCGCCTGGCGTGATTCAGAAGTGGACGACCGAGCGGATCGACTTGCCTTCATGCATCAGGTCGAAGGCTTCGTTGATCTTGTCCAGGTCCATGGTGTGGGTGACGAACGGGGCCAGTTCGATATCGCCCTTCATCGCGTCTTCCACCATGCCCGGCAGCTGGCTGCGGCCCTTCACGCCGCCGAAGGCGGTGCCCATCCACTTGCGGCCGGTGACCAGCTGGAACGGACGGGTGGAGATTTCCTGGCCCGCACCGGCCACGCCGATCACCACGCTCTGGCCCCAGCCACGGTGTGCGCATTCCAGCGCCGCACGCATCACGCTGGTGTTGCCGATGCACTCGAAGCTGTGGTCCACGCCCCAGGTGGTCATTTCAACGATGACCTGCTGGATCGGCTTGTCGAAGTCCTTCGGATTGATGCAGTCGGTGGCACCGAATTCGCGGGCCAGCTCGAACTTGGACGGGTTGGTGTCCACCGCGATGATGCGGCCGGCCTTGGCCTGGCGCGCACCCTGGATGACCGCCAGGCCGATGCCGCCCAGGCCGAACACGGCCACGCTGTCGCCTTCCTGCACCTTGGCGGTGTTGTGCACCGCGCCGATGCCGGTGGTGACGCCGCAGCCGAGCAGGCAGACGTGTTCCGGGTTCGCTTCCGGATTGATCTTGGCCAGCGACACGTCGGCCACCACGGTGTACTCGCTGAAGGTCGAGCAGCCCATGTAGTGGTAGATCGGCTCGCCGTTGTAGCTGAAGCGGCTGGTGCCGTCGGGCATCACGCCCTTGCCCTGGGTGGCACGCACCGACACGCACAGGTTGGTCTTGCCGCTCTTGCAGAACAGGCACTCGCCGCACTCGGCGGTGTACAGCGGAATCACGTGGTCGCCCGGCTTGACGCTGGTCACGCCCTCGCCCACTTCCACCACGATGCCGGCGCCTTCATGGCCCAGCACCACCGGGAACAGGCCTTCCGGATCATCGCCGGACAGGGTGAACGCATCGGTGTGGCAGACACCGGTGTGGGTGATCTTGACCAGCACTTCGCCGGCCTTCGGCGGGGCGACGTCGATCTCGACGATCTGCAGCGGCTGGCCGGGACCAAAGGCGACGGCGGCACGGGATTTCATGGCGGACTCTCCAAAAGACAGGCAGTAACAGGATGGGCGGCGCTATGTTGCGCCGTTGTTTATTTCAGGTATGAGCGGATCAGCCCGCTCATCTCGCGCACGCGTTCGGCGCGTTGTTCATCGGAGGTGGCCGGCTGGCCGAATTCCTCGCGCAGGTGGGCTTCCATCACCTCGGACATCAGCCCGTTGACCGCGCCACGGATGGCCGCGATCTGCTGCAGCACCGGCCCGCAGTCGGCGCCCGCCTCCAGCGCGCGGTCCAGCGCATCGCACTGGCCGCGGATGCGGCGCACGCGGGCCAGGACCTTCTTCTTTTCTTCGGGGGAATGCGGCATGGCGAGCCACCTGCGGAACTATACTGGGGGATAGTATACACAGGCGACGCTGGGGCTCAATCCGCAGGGCGATCCAGGGCGTTCAGTCGAACGCGCCCGCCGCGGCCAGCCGGGTCAGTTCATCCACCACGAAGCGCACTTTCGGCCGCAGGTGGCGGGTCGGCGGCCACAGTGCGTGGATCTCGATGTGCCGCTGCATGCACTCGTCCAGCACCGATTGCAGGGCGCCGGACTGCAGGTGCCGACGGACCAGCGAGACCGGCATCTGGCAGATGCCGAGCCCGGCGATGGCACCGTCGATCACCGCATCGCCATCGTTGAGCTGGTGGGTGGCCTGCGGAATGAAGGTGCCGCCCTCGCCGTCCGGGCCAATCCGCCACGCCATCGGCTGGCCGTGGCGGTAGCCGACGATGCTGCGGTGCTGGCGCAGCTCGTCCACGCTGCGCGGCACGCCGTGCGCCTGCAGGTACGACGGCGCGGCGCAGGTGACCAGGCGCTGGCTGCCCAGCCGGCGTGCCACCAGGTGCTCGGCCTGCTGCAGGCCACCAAAGCGGATCAGCAGGTCGATGCCTTCCTCGATCGGGTCGACGAAGTGGTCGTTGAAGGTCACGGTCAGCTGCAGGTCGGGGTACTGCTGGCACAGCTTCAGCAGCACCGGCATCACCACCAGGCGGCCGAAAGACGAGGGCATGTCGATGCGCAGGCGTCCGCTGGGCAGGTGCGCGGCCGAGCCCAGGCAGGCCTCGGCGGCGGAGATCTCATCCAGCGCGGCCGCGCACGAGGCGTAGTAGGCCTCGCCGTCGGTGGTCAGCGAGATGCGTCGGGTGGTGCGGTGGAACAGGCGCACACCGAGCCGCGCCTCCAGCCGGGCGATGGCCTTGCCCACCGCCGAGCGCGAGATGCCCAGCGCTTCGGCCGCCTCGGTGAAGGTGCCGGCGCGCGCCGTGGTGACGAAGGTCACCAGGCCATTCAAGGATTCCACGGGCAGCATCGGCAGCCTCCATTGGGGACACGATGTCCCGCCAAGAGGGAAATCGAAGCTCTTTATGTGCCTTGGTGTCAACTCCATCCTGTGTGCATGGCGCCACGGGCGCCCTCCCCCACACCGAGATGACCGAGATGACCGACCTGCTGTTCCGCCCCTTCGACCTGGCGGGAACCCCGCTGCACAACCGCATTGCCATGGCGCCAATGACCCGTGCCCGCAACCCGGGCGCCGTGGCCAACGAGCTGACCGCGCAGTACTACCGGCAGCGCGCCAGCGCCGGCCTGATCATCAGCGAAGGCACGCCGGTCTCGCCGCAGGGCCAGGGCTACATCGACGTGCCGGGCATCTGGTCGGCCGAACAGGTGGCGGGCTGGAACCTGGTGACCGACGCGGTGCACGCCGCGCAGGGCACGATCTTCGCCCAGCTGTGGCACGTCGGCCGCATGTCGCACAGCTCGCTGCAGCCCGACGGCGGCCAGCCGGTCAGCGCCGGTACGCGTGCCGTGGGCAGCGACCCGCGCAACTTCGCCTTCGTGTACCTGGATGACGGCAGCCGCGGCCGCGTCGATCCGACCCCGCCGCGCGCCCTGCGCACCGATGAAGTACCGGGAATCGTCAGCGACTTCGTGCATGGCGCGGAAAATGCCATCGCCGCCGGCTTCGACGGCATCGAACTGCACGCCGCCAACGGCTACCTGTTCGAGCAGTTCCTCAACCCGCTCACCAACGATCGGCAGGACCTCTACGGCGGCTCGCTGCGCAACCGCGCACGACTGATCCTGGATACCGTCGATGCACTGGCCGCAAGCATCGGCGCGCATCGCGTCGGCGTGCGCCTGGCACCGAACAGCCAGGTCTTCGACATGCCGGCCTATGCCGAGAACGAAGCCAGCTACCTGTACCTGGCCGAAGAACTGGGCAAGCGCGGGCTGGCCTACGTGCATCTGAATGACAACTACCTGCATGGCGAGCGCGCGATCGGCGAAGACTTCCTGAAGGCCTTCAAGCAGGCCTACGGCGGCACCGTGCTGCTGGCCGGCGGCATGACCCGTGAGTACGCGCTGCGCCTGGTCGATGAAGGCACGATCGACATCGCCGCCTTCGGCCAGCCGTTCATCGCCAACCCGGATCTGGTCGAGCGCCTGCAGCAGGACATCGCGCTGGCCGCGCCGGATCGCGACACCTACTACGGTGGTGGCCGCGAGGGCTATCTGGATTACCCGGTCGCGGGCTGACCGGGCATGGGGTCAGAGCCGCGCCAGGCGCGGATCCGACCCCATGCGTTCAAGCGTCCTCGCGCACGTAGGCGAACGACTCGTCCAGCCGCGGGAAGCCGATCACCTGCTGTACCAGCGCCTGTGCCTCGTCATCGGTGATGTCGCCTTCAGCAATTTCGCTCTCGCGCGCGAACAGCGCCGCCACTGCCGCGTACTGGTCGGCGCGCAGAACCGGCTGGTGGTTCTGCAACCAGCGCTGCAGGTTCACGGCCAGCTCGCCATGCGACAACAGCGTATACGGCCGCTCATATTCGGCCACCGCTTCAACCATCTTGCGGAACACGAAGTCCTGGTAGTTGGCGGCCAGCACATCGGCACGGTCATCGTCATGCCACACCAGCACGACCGGCGGCTCGTCGAAGCCGGGGGCATTGGTCCAGAAGCAGTAGCTGTCACCTGCCC
This genomic stretch from Stenotrophomonas sp. SAU14A_NAIMI4_5 harbors:
- a CDS encoding S-(hydroxymethyl)glutathione dehydrogenase/class III alcohol dehydrogenase; amino-acid sequence: MKSRAAVAFGPGQPLQIVEIDVAPPKAGEVLVKITHTGVCHTDAFTLSGDDPEGLFPVVLGHEGAGIVVEVGEGVTSVKPGDHVIPLYTAECGECLFCKSGKTNLCVSVRATQGKGVMPDGTSRFSYNGEPIYHYMGCSTFSEYTVVADVSLAKINPEANPEHVCLLGCGVTTGIGAVHNTAKVQEGDSVAVFGLGGIGLAVIQGARQAKAGRIIAVDTNPSKFELAREFGATDCINPKDFDKPIQQVIVEMTTWGVDHSFECIGNTSVMRAALECAHRGWGQSVVIGVAGAGQEISTRPFQLVTGRKWMGTAFGGVKGRSQLPGMVEDAMKGDIELAPFVTHTMDLDKINEAFDLMHEGKSIRSVVHF
- the fghA gene encoding S-formylglutathione hydrolase, whose product is MERIEHRACFGGWQDVYRHHSTTLGCDMQFAVYLPPQAATQTLPVLYWLSGLTCTEQNVITKAGAQRYAAEHGVILVAPDTSPRGDDVADAEGYDLGKGAGFYLNATEQPWAKHYRMHDYVVHELPALIEANFPASDARAISGHSMGGHGALVLALRNPGRYRSVSAFSPIVAPSQVPWGQKAFTAYLGDNPADWAQWDATALVATASERLPLLVDQGDGDEFLQNQLQPERLQQACDAVGHPLTLRLQPGYDHSYYFIASFIGEHIAHHARALKA
- a CDS encoding SMI1/KNR4 family protein, with amino-acid sequence MSRLSDIEQATGQAFPPLFQQLHDAGRLSWGGSHPQWSKTVFPTLQDDPPVLLYAQDYEPLEHDELLEAWQELTAEDHYNPLRADLQLLPFARTGAGDSYCFWTNAPGFDEPPVVLVWHDDDRADVLAANYQDFVFRKMVEAVAEYERPYTLLSHGELAVNLQRWLQNHQPVLRADQYAAVAALFARESEIAEGDITDDEAQALVQQVIGFPRLDESFAYVREDA
- a CDS encoding PA4780 family RIO1-like protein kinase, yielding MKTPEALRALIDDGVIDEVLRPLKSGKEAAVYVVRSGDDVRCAKVYKDMAQRSFQQRVQYQEGRKVRGSREARAVGKASKYGRKQQEAAWKNTEVDALYLLRDAGVRVPEPYGYYHGVLVMELVTDADGFSAARLGEVELEPEQARQFHQTLVRQVVRMLCCGLIHGDLSPYNVLVGPDGPVVIDFPQVVSAGGNNAARSMLLRDVNNLTAYLGRFAPELLDTWYGEEMWALFEAGSLLPDSELTGTFVHDESTIDLDSVRYAINDAREEALIRQQGREAAEEDDDR
- a CDS encoding metal/formaldehyde-sensitive transcriptional repressor, with translation MPHSPEEKKKVLARVRRIRGQCDALDRALEAGADCGPVLQQIAAIRGAVNGLMSEVMEAHLREEFGQPATSDEQRAERVREMSGLIRSYLK
- a CDS encoding alkene reductase, which gives rise to MTDLLFRPFDLAGTPLHNRIAMAPMTRARNPGAVANELTAQYYRQRASAGLIISEGTPVSPQGQGYIDVPGIWSAEQVAGWNLVTDAVHAAQGTIFAQLWHVGRMSHSSLQPDGGQPVSAGTRAVGSDPRNFAFVYLDDGSRGRVDPTPPRALRTDEVPGIVSDFVHGAENAIAAGFDGIELHAANGYLFEQFLNPLTNDRQDLYGGSLRNRARLILDTVDALAASIGAHRVGVRLAPNSQVFDMPAYAENEASYLYLAEELGKRGLAYVHLNDNYLHGERAIGEDFLKAFKQAYGGTVLLAGGMTREYALRLVDEGTIDIAAFGQPFIANPDLVERLQQDIALAAPDRDTYYGGGREGYLDYPVAG
- a CDS encoding LysR family transcriptional regulator yields the protein MLPVESLNGLVTFVTTARAGTFTEAAEALGISRSAVGKAIARLEARLGVRLFHRTTRRISLTTDGEAYYASCAAALDEISAAEACLGSAAHLPSGRLRIDMPSSFGRLVVMPVLLKLCQQYPDLQLTVTFNDHFVDPIEEGIDLLIRFGGLQQAEHLVARRLGSQRLVTCAAPSYLQAHGVPRSVDELRQHRSIVGYRHGQPMAWRIGPDGEGGTFIPQATHQLNDGDAVIDGAIAGLGICQMPVSLVRRHLQSGALQSVLDECMQRHIEIHALWPPTRHLRPKVRFVVDELTRLAAAGAFD